A region of Thermococcus barossii DNA encodes the following proteins:
- a CDS encoding family 4 glycosyl hydrolase — MRIAFIGAGSIFTPLGLYTIATSETLSNAEVYLVEIDDDRRRFVTALAEKIGKTFRAGFKVTPLKEAEELEKYGLDYAVISVEKERYERWRLDFEIPHRHGIKQVLGENGGLGGLAHTLRVVPLVLGIARRIEDINRDAAVFIYSNPEPRVTYAVLNYTGLRNVYGLCTGYLERKEMLAPLLKVDEREINFTAAGLNHFTWIRELWVRGEDAYPRLKEALERKPEFEPLSQLLYRAYGLFPSPDDNHIGEYLSFAWPLVPDEKKGLKWIERTKREGEEVRKLLRLFLRGLVPKFAFNRFVKFPDVAMNVVEGLEGAEKLQEAINIPNRGYIDLPEGTVVEVPARVSPKGVKPLRVRLPRETLVPLKVQAEIQRLSSEGAAEGNVEKVVKAVLLDPVVHDAEAGLRAMAELMKAHLDALPQFDEGDVEVVERTIRA, encoded by the coding sequence GTGAGGATAGCCTTCATCGGGGCAGGGAGCATATTCACCCCCCTCGGCCTCTACACGATAGCCACCAGCGAAACGCTAAGCAACGCCGAGGTCTACCTCGTCGAGATAGACGACGACAGGAGGAGGTTCGTGACAGCGCTGGCGGAGAAGATAGGGAAGACCTTCAGGGCTGGATTCAAGGTTACCCCTCTGAAAGAGGCCGAAGAACTTGAGAAGTACGGTCTCGACTACGCCGTCATCTCGGTGGAGAAGGAGAGGTACGAGCGCTGGAGGCTGGACTTCGAAATCCCCCACAGGCACGGGATAAAGCAGGTTCTCGGGGAGAACGGGGGGCTGGGCGGCCTGGCGCACACCCTCCGTGTTGTTCCGCTGGTTCTGGGAATCGCCAGACGGATAGAGGACATCAACAGGGATGCGGCGGTTTTCATATACTCCAACCCCGAGCCGAGGGTGACCTACGCGGTTCTCAACTACACCGGGCTCAGAAACGTCTACGGGCTCTGCACGGGATACCTTGAGAGGAAGGAGATGCTCGCCCCCCTCCTGAAGGTGGACGAGCGGGAGATAAACTTCACCGCCGCCGGACTCAACCACTTCACGTGGATAAGGGAGCTCTGGGTGAGGGGCGAGGATGCCTATCCGAGGCTCAAGGAGGCACTGGAGAGGAAACCGGAGTTCGAACCCCTGAGCCAGCTGCTCTACAGGGCCTACGGGCTCTTCCCCTCTCCGGACGACAACCACATAGGCGAGTACCTGAGCTTTGCCTGGCCGCTCGTTCCCGATGAAAAGAAGGGCCTGAAATGGATAGAGCGGACGAAGAGGGAAGGGGAAGAGGTAAGAAAGTTACTGAGGCTCTTCCTGAGGGGTCTCGTCCCGAAGTTCGCCTTCAACCGTTTCGTGAAGTTCCCGGACGTTGCGATGAACGTCGTGGAGGGGCTTGAGGGGGCGGAGAAACTTCAGGAGGCGATAAACATCCCCAACAGGGGCTACATAGACCTGCCGGAGGGCACGGTGGTCGAGGTTCCGGCAAGGGTCTCCCCGAAGGGTGTAAAACCGCTCCGCGTTCGGCTCCCGAGGGAGACCCTGGTTCCGCTCAAAGTTCAGGCGGAGATACAGAGGCTTTCAAGCGAGGGGGCGGCGGAGGGGAACGTTGAAAAGGTTGTAAAAGCAGTGCTCCTCGACCCCGTTGTCCACGACGCGGAGGCCGGTCTCAGGGCGATGGCCGAGCTAATGAAAGCTCACCTTGATGCCCTGCCGCAGTTCGATGAGGG
- a CDS encoding PIG-L deacetylase family protein: MKPILLAKARFRGASPEEFRELLKETLGFDVGMPFEGVERILCIQPHPDDCELAIGGTLARLSREGKEVEYLTLTDGSAGSRELPPEELRKVRRREQERAAEIIGVKKLLWLGYTDTKLPYSDDVREELIGIIRSERPDLVLAPDPWLPYEVHPDHRKAGLLAGEAAFFSALPNVGEGNPWDVPLLGFYYTDNPNHIEDVTGFLKLKLKALKAHESQFKEDWNSWEVFVRSVARFYGEIGGFKYGEGLRILPTVLFHANPLAGVL; the protein is encoded by the coding sequence TTGAAGCCGATTCTCCTGGCGAAGGCCAGGTTTAGAGGTGCCTCCCCGGAGGAATTCCGGGAACTTCTGAAGGAGACGCTCGGCTTCGATGTTGGAATGCCCTTCGAGGGCGTTGAGAGAATACTCTGCATCCAGCCACACCCGGACGACTGCGAGCTTGCCATAGGCGGAACCCTGGCGAGGCTCTCCCGGGAGGGGAAGGAGGTGGAATACCTCACCCTGACCGACGGTTCTGCAGGGAGCAGGGAGCTCCCGCCAGAAGAGTTAAGGAAAGTCCGGAGGAGGGAACAGGAGAGGGCGGCGGAGATAATAGGGGTTAAAAAACTCCTCTGGCTCGGTTACACCGACACGAAGTTGCCCTACAGCGATGACGTCAGGGAAGAACTCATCGGCATAATCCGCTCTGAGAGGCCGGACCTGGTGCTGGCCCCGGACCCCTGGCTCCCCTACGAGGTTCATCCGGACCACAGGAAAGCCGGTCTCCTGGCGGGGGAGGCGGCCTTCTTCTCGGCCCTTCCGAACGTGGGCGAAGGAAATCCCTGGGACGTCCCGCTCCTCGGCTTCTACTACACGGACAACCCGAACCACATTGAGGATGTTACCGGTTTCCTCAAGCTCAAGCTGAAGGCGCTGAAGGCCCATGAAAGCCAGTTCAAGGAGGACTGGAATTCGTGGGAGGTCTTCGTGAGGAGCGTCGCCAGGTTTTACGGGGAGATCGGTGGCTTCAAGTACGGTGAGGGGCTGAGGATCCTCCCAACAGTTTTGTTCCATGCCAATCCTCTCGCGGGGGTGCTCTGA
- a CDS encoding MFS transporter, whose amino-acid sequence MADQNLLPPNYQQIMAEFGISETQMGLVSTIFVATSALITIVWGFLSDIKGRKKLLVIGVLLGEIPCFLTAFVNSYYELLLMRLFTGIGVGSIIPIGYSLIADMFSSEERGKGYAFIQTAFGFGTLFGMIMAGLIASWRVPFILASVPNFILAPLFYAIAEEPKRGAGEEEVRRLIEHGVEYTYRLSWEAVRKSFKTRTNLLIFLQGLAGTVPWGVLMYWLVSFLIVTRGMEKDTATFVLLILGIATVIGTLVGGYVGDYFERRSPGGRALVTGIAVFLGMIAAIGVILYPLPPHLSFEGWLALAVYSILFLQLVSFAGPNVTAIISQVNLPEDRGTVFGVFNIIDNVGKALGPLFGGFLIETLRSRGYTNAQAYEYTLVIGSLFWTLCALVWFWIRRQYPRDREEVRATLRKRAETLLGGDVA is encoded by the coding sequence ATGGCGGACCAGAACCTTCTTCCCCCGAACTACCAGCAGATAATGGCCGAGTTCGGGATAAGCGAAACCCAGATGGGGCTCGTTTCAACGATATTCGTCGCCACGAGCGCTCTGATAACAATAGTCTGGGGTTTCCTCTCGGACATAAAGGGCAGGAAAAAGCTCCTGGTCATAGGCGTCCTCCTCGGCGAGATACCGTGCTTCTTAACGGCCTTCGTCAACAGCTACTACGAACTGCTACTCATGAGGCTCTTCACCGGAATCGGAGTCGGCTCGATAATCCCGATAGGCTACTCCCTGATAGCAGACATGTTCTCCAGCGAGGAGCGCGGGAAGGGCTACGCCTTCATACAGACTGCCTTCGGCTTCGGAACCCTCTTCGGGATGATAATGGCCGGCCTGATAGCCAGCTGGAGGGTTCCCTTCATCCTCGCCTCGGTTCCCAACTTCATCCTCGCACCGCTCTTCTACGCCATAGCGGAGGAGCCGAAGAGGGGCGCCGGTGAGGAGGAGGTCCGGAGGCTCATCGAGCACGGCGTGGAGTACACCTACCGGCTGAGCTGGGAAGCCGTCAGAAAGTCATTCAAGACCAGGACAAACCTCCTGATATTCCTCCAGGGATTGGCCGGAACGGTTCCCTGGGGCGTCCTCATGTACTGGCTGGTCTCGTTCCTTATCGTGACGAGGGGCATGGAGAAGGACACCGCCACCTTCGTCCTGCTGATACTGGGAATAGCGACCGTCATAGGGACCCTCGTAGGGGGCTACGTGGGAGACTACTTCGAGAGGAGAAGCCCAGGTGGAAGGGCGCTAGTGACGGGGATAGCGGTGTTCCTCGGCATGATAGCCGCGATAGGGGTAATCCTCTACCCGCTCCCTCCCCACCTCTCCTTCGAGGGCTGGCTCGCACTGGCTGTCTACTCCATACTCTTCCTCCAGCTCGTCAGCTTCGCCGGACCGAACGTCACAGCAATAATCTCCCAGGTGAACCTGCCGGAGGACAGGGGGACCGTCTTCGGGGTGTTCAACATCATAGACAACGTCGGAAAGGCCCTGGGCCCACTCTTCGGCGGGTTCCTCATCGAAACCCTGAGGAGCAGAGGCTACACCAACGCCCAGGCGTACGAGTACACCCTCGTCATAGGCTCGCTCTTCTGGACGCTCTGCGCCCTCGTCTGGTTCTGGATAAGGCGGCAGTATCCCAGGGACAGGGAGGAGGTCAGGGCAACACTGAGGAAACGGGCCGAGACACTGCTCGGAGGTGATGTCGCTTGA